One Vitis vinifera cultivar Pinot Noir 40024 chromosome 8, ASM3070453v1 genomic window carries:
- the LOC104879974 gene encoding uncharacterized protein LOC104879974: protein MRVIRMVARATCHHEVRGTCSQEEGSLHWERLIFPKYIKPDDIWENSPLGERLMMEYQESFCVTAFIKSVVARSQRRATVLTLPICCTEEALEYAANESPSLKALRLHDDLLFKKSTIIPKLISKWKNLEMLSLGSRHNMEEILAQISLHCNNFIMLFAPQIYVGKDEATAIVTSLPNLKYLVLKGSTIEWENLVMVLQGCKKLLRLDVRKCIGFEKNDAEILALASHIPTFMCKGSILYDYDDEPLTYKDADFAPDDHYV, encoded by the exons ATGAGGGTGATCCGGATGGTAgcacgtgccacgtgtcaccatGAGGTGCGTGGCACGTGTTCTCaggaggaggggtccctacactgGGAGCGTCTCATTTTTCCAAAATACATCAAACCTGATGATATATGGGAGAACAGCCCCTTGGGAGAAAGGTTGATGATGGAATATCAAGAAAGTTTCTGTGTCACTGCATTCATAAAGTCTGTGGTTGCCCGTAGCCAGAGACGCGCTACTGTACTTACGCTCCCCATCTGCTGCACCGAAGAGGCATTGGAGTATGCTGCTAACGA GTCTCCCTCATTGAAGGCTTTGCGTTTGCATGATGATctacttttcaaaaaatcaacTATTATTCCAAAACTGATAAGCAAGTGGAAAAATCTGGAGATGTTGTCACTGGGGAGCAGACATAACATGGAGGAAATCCTAGCCCAAATCAGTCTTCACTGCAACAACTTCATTATGCTATTTGCTCCACAAATATATGTTGGGAAAGATGAAGCGACAGCTATAGTCACCTCATTGCCAAACCTCAAGTACTTGGTTCTAAAGGGATCAACAATTGAGTGGGAAAATCTAGTGATGGTATTGCAGGGCTGCAAAAAGCTCCTACGTTTGGACGTCAGGAAATGCATTGGATTTGAGAAGAATGATGCTGAGATATTGGCACTTGCTTCCCATATTCCTACATTCATGTGTAAAGGTTCCATCTTATATGATTATGATGACGAACCCTTGACATATAAGGATGCTGATTTCGCTCCTGATGACCATTATGTTTGA